The genomic stretch TATATTCAATTTGAACATAAAGGTTAAAAGTGAACACTTCCCAAACTTTCCAGACTAACATCACATCAAAGTTTTCAATGTCTTGTAGCAGCTGCTTTAACAGATGCTGAATTGTCTTAGAATATGACAGTAAACTCAGGAACGCGCTTCACTGACAAATTGCATTGAGTTACAGAAGCTAGTGGAACAGAGGCTAACCTGGATGCGACGTCGTGACCTGAGCTCTCTATTGTCCCAAAGCTCTGCAAGcaaacctttttttcctctctctaaAAAGGCAAGATTGCTCGAGGTTCTGCATGCCGCGTCATCACACCAAAGCCCTTAACATCACAGCCTAATTAACCACGGACACCGAAAACTGCTGATATCTGGATTCTCTCCAGTAGCTGCCCTTTTCAACACTGGTTTTGTTTGAAAACACAGCATTACTCACATAAATGACAGTCCACGTTTTCTTACATGTTTCTAACCTAATAAAACATCCGACAACAGTAACTCAGTGCTGCAGAGTCTGGCAGGCTATAAACAAAGCCGTAAGCGATGGTAACACCAATGTACAGTGTTTGATTTCTGGTGTCTCATCCAGATTAATGTACATAATAACATGGCACGTGCATGTATGATGGATCTCTGTTTATTCACCAGGTGGCTTTGGAATGAGGTTAGATTACAGTGACACTGGGAAATGATCCATTTTAAGTCACAGATTGTCCTGTTCACTTTAAAACTGAACAATATGTTGTATTGTTCTTGACACTTCAGCTGTACTCTTGAAAATCTTCCACATACCTCGTATTAACACATGAGTAAAACGGTATCTACATGAAGCAGCTGGATGGTCAGATGGTCAACAACTTTCCTTTTTCAATAAAGTTCTTTCCTATCCTACCCACATGCACTTAGTCCTGGAAGAACTAATGCACCAAACAGAAGTCCTTCACTATGAGGGAAAAGTCCTGTTCACATGTCGATGGTTAGAAACTTAACAGACgaactgaaaaacagctgaagctCTGGAATAAACAGTAAGGCGCCAAAACCCAAATGGTCATGTTGGGTGAAAGATTCAATCTGTCATGCTGACCATTAGTCCCACTATGCAGAGTGCAAGGGAATGACAAATTTGCAGCCAAAAGGAGAATGGTATTTGATCCCCACTTCTTGGAACACCTGGCGAGGGACACCTATGTCACACAGGTAAACCCTGCCAGCCCCTTCAGCTAGGGGTAGggggaggcaaagagagagggacCACTTGGCCTCCACTGCCTGCCCCTGTCCGCAACCAGGAGGGTCTAAGCTGAGCACTGGCGCTCGGTTCTGGTTAGCCCAGTCTGCGGCCGCTCGGTACCAAGGCTGATCCATCAGGAATGTGTTCTCGTGGCAGTCCAGACAGTTAATGATTAGGTCCACTGGGGTGTCTGGAAGGTCTgtggaagaagagagaaaaactgaaaaatcttGAAGTACAATGCTTGATGTGATCACTGAGAATCCAAAATGTATGAACCCTCTCTCCAAAAGAcaataataatagaaaaaaacGCCTACCTTTGATACTTGACACCTGTTTGCCACCAGTCTTGTTGAAGAGTGTGAGCTCACTGGTGACTGAGTCGAGCATCTTGACAAAATTGGGCAGAAACAGGATGACCTCCACTTCATGGTTGGCCAGGTGACGACCGCAGCTGATGCCCTGAGCTCCCTGAACATGGGGGCCACACAGCAGGGCCACTGTGGGACGCTGGTGTAAATTTTTTGGAGTGAATCTGAAAGAAACATGAGACAGGAATGAACCTGCTTTCCTGAAATTTGTGCTGTCAACGCATTTATTACCAATAAATTCACACATGGCAATATTAAACAATAAAGTTAAGTAGTATATAGGGACGTAAAGGGATGTGCATGTGTTAATACAGGATGTTTGATTCAATATGCAATTTCCTCATTTCAGCACAccgaataaacaaacaaataatgtCAAACACTTATATGACACATCATTTTGAATTTTGTCACAGTTAATAAAGTAATTGGCTAACATGAACCACAGTAAACAGGTCAGTTTTCATCCGTGTTTACAATTCATCACTGCACGCTCACCTGTTGGGCCCACCCAGCAATGTAAGTGCCATCTGACTAGCACACACTCCAGTCATCTCAAGTCTTCGTTCCAGTGAGAGACCATGACGCTCAGCAACTGATAACAGACGCTTGTGTAGTTCATAGGATATACTGGGTACAACAAGCCCAGAGTCTGTATGGAGAAAAGGACACAAGTACTTAACGGTTTACTTCAGATCATTTACCCTCACTGCTACTTGATTCATTACAACGTGAAACACTTACCAGTGCAGTACTCTTTGGCCCCCGGCTGCGGTACAGTGATCTGTCTGTACACAATAGGTTTGGCCTCCAGGATGTTTTCATCATGACGGTACCGTGAGGGCGTCTGCTCTTGAGGTGTCCCACGTGACCTTGCACCATTACGGCGCTCTGATATGTCGATTTCtgagaaaactgctgctttgtCAAAAAGGGCCAAGTTTCCTTCAAAATCAAAGTCCGTATCCAGGCCGTCATCCATGCCATCTCCA from Chaetodon auriga isolate fChaAug3 chromosome 6, fChaAug3.hap1, whole genome shotgun sequence encodes the following:
- the edc3 gene encoding enhancer of mRNA-decapping protein 3, which codes for MAADWLGSLVSINCGPTLGVYQGEVVSVDQSSQTISLRQPFHNGVKCPVPEVTFSAIDIKELKILDIRNGNPRNSSSASTKVSSAPVAVPKGDPRAVEKLNSPQHCSKSYGDRHLDVPGQPKGFRRRHNSWSSSSRGANQVTPKKNGVKNGQMKHRDDECFGDGMDDGLDTDFDFEGNLALFDKAAVFSEIDISERRNGARSRGTPQEQTPSRYRHDENILEAKPIVYRQITVPQPGAKEYCTDSGLVVPSISYELHKRLLSVAERHGLSLERRLEMTGVCASQMALTLLGGPNRFTPKNLHQRPTVALLCGPHVQGAQGISCGRHLANHEVEVILFLPNFVKMLDSVTSELTLFNKTGGKQVSSIKDLPDTPVDLIINCLDCHENTFLMDQPWYRAAADWANQNRAPVLSLDPPGCGQGQAVEAKWSLSLCLPLPLAEGAGRVYLCDIGVPRQVFQEVGIKYHSPFGCKFVIPLHSA